The Engystomops pustulosus chromosome 3, aEngPut4.maternal, whole genome shotgun sequence region tcctgccttccaaagaccgttCCAGCCTGCGGTCGTACCATCTGCAGAAGAGCCTATgtaggtggacagagccagactcgcttcccaggaacgcatcagaagatgtcagggaaacctctgcctttattgtgccagtccagagcacttcatcgggacttgtccagtcCGCCACCAGAGTCCGGGAAATGGCAAcacctaggcttcttggaagAAGTGTCCCTAGGAGTAAGCAAAGCTTCACCACGCCGGATGATTCcagtgcttctcagcattggcaaCAGCATCCAGATTAAGGTATCTGCTTTCTTCGACTCCAGTTCCGCAGGGAACATTGtggatgccactctggtctcccAACATCACATTCCAGTGATTCGCCTTGAGAAGCCATTGGTCATCTAAATCAATTGATTATTGAGGACTTAATAAGATAACACGTTACCCTCTggcagttttttctatgcctgtgtgaataaaggtttaaccttttttgccatttggacTGTTTAATGCTCccgctgtcttccaggagttcgtcaatgacatcttcagagatctgctgtatacgTGTCGTGGTATACCTAGATGACATCTCTCCAGCCTTCGAGACCCACCAGTCTtacgtacggcaagttcttggccacCTACGGGGTAATAGTGTCTACGCCAAGCTTGACTAGTGTCTGTTTCACCAACGGAGTCTTCCTTTTCTCGGCTACATAATCTCtgacaaaggtctccagatggatcctgctaaactatctgcagttctgCAGTGGCCACAGCTattcagaggttcctgggcttcccaaactactaccggcagtttatcccacatttctctactGTAGTTTCTCCGATCGTGGCGTTCACCAAGAAGGGCGATAATCCATGCCTCTGGCCTTcagcggctgaagaagccttcacaaacttaaagtctgcctttgccacGGCTCCAGTTCTCTCTAGACCCAATATGGAGAAGCCTTTTTTTCCTGGAGGAGGATGCATCTTCTGTAGGTGTAGGGGCGGTGCTCACACAAAAGGGGCCTAAGGGCCGAACGctcacatgcggcttcttttccaaaatTTTTTCTCACGCATAGAAGAACTACTCCATTGGGGATAGAGAACTTTTGGCCATCAAACTttccctggaagaatggcgatatctttcggagggagctcaccatctcagacaagcccgttggtcaatcttcttctcccgcttcaacctGATGAACCACTTCCAAcctgcggagaagaatatcaaggcggaTGCCCTTTCCTGTGCCTCAGATGtaattggagaagagccggttgcTCGGCATATCATCTCTCTGGAACAGTTGGTTGCTGCCGCTCCGCTGGATCTTTGGCAGCTTTCCCCtcgcaagacgtatgtccgacctgctctgtgGAAAAGGATTTTGTTGTGGGGACATTCTTCACGCCTGGCTGGGCAACCTGGGGTGCAATGCTCCatggccctcatttcccgttactactggtggcctgacttggtcaaagatgttcgggactttgtgggattcTGCACCTCCTGTACCCGTTATAAGCCTTCTCATCtgaagcctgctggtcttctcctgccgttaccgatacccagctgtccgtGGACTCATGTGACCATAGACTTCATCACGGACCTGCTGGGCCGGAGGAGAGGTAGTGGGAGGCCGAGGAGAACATGCTCTTCTACACAGTatcctccagtccaagaagaaGGGAGTACTGTCGCTCCGAGGgctaactcacctgtcccggcttcAGCGGAGGTCCCCGCGATGTCCGCGTGTTGGAGCCCGCGTCTCGAtatcctagggcgcgcgcgtgccggctctgtaaaatttaaaggtccagcgcaAAATAATTGGCGCCTGGCCAGCTGTTTTCTCTGTTAAATCCCAGCCCATTCCTGTgtcccttgccagatctttgtgcctcacagccttggaGAAAGCTCCCTAGCaattatcctgtgttcctgtgccttcTGCATTCTAGTGTGTTCctactcctgagtcctgtgttgccgtgttaccagagtccctccgtgttcctgcgttaACAGTGTTCCACTgttttgctgtgttcctgtgccctgTTCCCATTTGCCtagacctcccattgctgaccccgtcTTGGGCtttaccctgcatctctgccgcctgccctgaccttgtgcctggaccagaccacaagactgtcttccgttaaggtacctcgacctcggctatcacctcccgtggtggtttagaggatccactgatcccaaacCCTGACAATACAGCTCGGAAGTGTGAATGAAGTCTTGTAGAAATCCTAAGGGAAGCAGCAGCAGCCATCAGGCCTATGCACCAGCCATTCTATCCTTTCCTCTGCACTAGGATTTGCCTCTCTAGTTTTGTGGGATACAGTGATATTTAAGATATTGCATTCATTTCTTAAAAATCTTTTATTTCTCTTAATCACTTTTTCCTCTCTAttgcattttccacattctgggcAGAAACACGTCTTtcctatgtgtgtataagtgtatgatccctctgtgccgtagcttcacagactgttacactgtgcatatgAACATGACACCATTTGGATTGTAGAGTTCAGTACATTAGGCTTTCCCCATGTGACTCTTCCAATCTGTCATTTGTGAATTTCCTGATGTGATCTTATAACATTTGGTCTATATTAACCTTTAAAAACTTGGGCACATCTACAAATAAAACCTTTCTGTCATAAAACTAAAAACACCTACTACACAAGCGCAGACtcctcttgggggggggggggcgggtgagAGACCATTGTCGACTGTGTGGTCCCCATGCAAAGCTGCTTGATGTAATGGAATGATGCATTTTGATGACCTTTTTATGTATTTGTAATAAAGCTGGATATTCCTTAGGAGATATCTGTGCTGTTGTAGAATAGGTTTTTAAGATCCATATTATGCTTAAAACAATCCATCTTTGCAGAGTGAGCAGGTCCTGGCAAGGGGGTGGCTTCTCCCTTTTCATAGGGTTCACCCCATTACATTGTCTTCTCTATGATTACATGAGGGGATCCCCTCACAATGGACATAACAATGGCTTCGCCTttttgtgaattctctgatgtctgacAAGACTTGATTTCACTGTAAAGCATCTCCCACAttctgggcaggaataggacttctctcctgtgtgagttctctcatgtgcCACAAGATTGCATTTCAGAGCAAAGCACTTGCCACAtattgaacatgaaaatggctttgccCCTGTGTGGACTCTCTCGTGTCTGAGAAGACTTGATTTCACCAcaaaacctttcccacattctgCACACGAGTATGGCTTCTCTTCCATGTGACTTATCTGATGTTTAACGAGATCTCTCTTCAggtaaaaacatttcccacattccaagCAGGAGAAGGTCTCCTCTCCCGCGTGACTGATCTCATGTATAACCAGAGTTGTTTTCAGAGCAAAACATTcgccacattctgagcatgagaACGGCTTTGCCCCCGTGTGGCCTCGCTGATGGCCGTTACTCTGAAGAACAGTCTGTGAAGTGTCAGAAGAGGCGACCTGTGTGTAAGGGGCGCAGGACGGAAGAGCGGGGGCCAGGACGTGCTCTTCATACGGATCCTGTGCAAATCCATAATCTTCTGTCTTAATCCGCAGTCCTTCCTCACTCCTGCTCTGGAAACCTgttaaaaagaaaattttaacATAATATATGAATATTTGCTAAAATTTTCATACAAATAATCCAatacaaatgtttattttattaaatgatATCAGGCCACGGGTCTAAGCCTGTCACTGCTCGTTTCTGCTGGAATAAGTCATAAGCCGGGCCATTTTTGCATCAAGGTCAAATTCTCGCACCACAACACACACGCAGGGCACCGGGCCCAGCTCACACCACACACGCAGGGCACCGGGCCCAGCTCACACCACACCACACACGCAGGGCACCGGGCCCAGCTCACACCACACCACACACGCAGGGCACCGGGCCCAGCTCACACCACACACGCAGGGCACCGGGCCCAGCTCACACCACACCACACACGCAGGGCACCGGGCCCAGCTCACACCACACCACACACGCAGGGCACCGGGCCCAGCTCGCACCACATACGCAGGGCACCCGGCCCAGCTCGCACCACACCACACACGCAGGGCACCCGGCCCAGCTCGCACCAAACCACACACTCAGGGCACCGGGCCGAGCTCGCACCACATACACAGGGCACCCGGCCCagctcacaccacacacacagggcACCGGGCCGAGCTCGCACCACACCACACACGCAGGGCACCCGGCCCAGCTCGCACCACACCACACACGCAGGGCACCCGGCCCAGCTCACACCACACACGCAGGGCACCCGGCCCAGCTCGcaccacaccacacactcagggCACCCGGCCCAGCTCACACCGCACACGCAGGGCACCCGGCCCAGCTCACACCACACACGCAGGGCACCCGGCCCAGCACGCACCACAATACACACGCAGGGCACCCGGCCCAGCTCGCACCACACCGCACATGCAGGGCACCCGGCCCAGCTCGCACCACAACACACACTCAGGGCACCCGGCCCAGCTCGCACCACAACACAGACTCAGGGCACCGGGCCCAGCTCGCACCACACCACACACGCAGGGCACCGGGCCCAGCTTGCACCACACCACACACGCAGGGCACCGGGCCCAGCTCGCACCACACACTCAGGGCACCCGGCCCagctcacaccacacactcagggCACCCGGCCCAGCTCGCACCACACCACAGACTCAGGGGACCCGGCCCagctcacaccacacactcagggCACCGGCCCAGCTCGCACCACACCACAGACTCAGGGGACCCGGCCCAGCTCGCACCACACCACACACTAAGGGCACCGGGCCCAGCTCACACCACACACGCAGGGCACCCGGCCCAGCTCACAACACACACGCAGGGCACCCAGCCCAGCTCACACCACACACGCAGGGCACCCGGCCCAGCTTGCACAACACCATACGCAGGGCACCCGGCCCAGGTCGCACCACACCATACAGGGCACCTAGCCCAGCTTGCACCACACATGCAGGGCACCTGGCTCAGGGCATCCGGTCCAGATTGCATCATACCGCACACGCGCTTGCACCACATAACATGAGCAGGGCACACGGCCCAACTCGTGCCACTCCACAAGTGCATGGCACACGGCCCATCGTGCACCACATCACATTCAGCCCAGCCCAGCTCGCACCACACCACACGCGCAAGGCATGCAGCCCAGATACGCACAATTCAAGTTGCAGCCAGATTTGCTGGTGCAATGTGAAACCCTGCTTGAGTTAGTGGTTACCACTCACCTAGACAATGATCAGTGAGAGCCTCCTCTTTACACCAGGGATCCTCCTTCACTTGTGCCTCAGCTTTTATGATGATGGATGTCGGACTGATATTGTTCACAGCCTGATTCAATAGGTGTAAAGTAAATATTGTAAATGTCAACTAGCAAATGTTAACCGGGATCCTAAAAAGTGGAATGTCCAAAAGGATTATTGTTATCTCAGGGACCAGAACTGATCACAGACCCCAGACAACGTCCAAAGTTTTTAACCAGTTTACAGaaaagttctcccacttaaaaagatgagaggccTAGAATTTACGTGAGGTTCTACCTATGAgagaaatgagaaaacaaatccagaaaatcgcgTTTTCTGATGTGTGTACAATCAATCATATGAAACAATCGCTTTTATAAGAtgttcctctgtcctcccctcattgcctgtagcaatggctccagtgtcctcctctcattgcctgtagcaatggctccagtgtcctcctctcattacctgtagtaatggctcctgtgtcctcccctcattacctgtagcaatggctccagtgtcctcctctcattacctgtagcaatggctcctgtgtcctcctctcattacctgtagtaatggctcctgtgtcctcctctcattacctgtagtaatggctcctctgtcctcccctcattacctgtagtaatggctcctgtgtcctctcattacctgtagtaatggctcctgtgtcctcctctcattacctgtagtaatggctcctgtgtcctcccctcattacctgtagtaatggctcctgtgtcctcctctcattacctgtagtaatggctcctgtgtcctcccctcattacctgtagtaatggctccagtgtcctcctctcattacctgtagcaatggctcctgtgtcctcctctcattacctgtagtaatggctcctgtgtcctcctctcattacctgtagcaatggctcctgtgtcctcctctcattacctgtagcaatggctcctgtgtcctcccctcattacctgtagcaatggctcctgtgtcctcccctcattacctgtagtaatggctcctgtgtcctcctctcattacctgtagtaatggctcatgtgtcctcctctcattacctgtagtaatggctcctgtgtcctctcattacctgtagtaatggctcctgtgtcctcctctcattacctgtagcaatggctcctgtgtcctcccctcattacctgtagtaatggctcctgtgtcctctcattacctgtagtaatggctcctgtgtcctcctctcattacctgtagtaatggctcctgtgtcctcccctcattacctgtagtaatggctcctgtgtcctcctctcattacctgtagtaatggctcctgtgtcctcccctcattacctgtagtaatggctcctgtgtcctcctctcattacctgtagtaatggctcctgtgtcctcctctcattacctgtagcaatggctcctgtgtcctcctctcattacctgtagcaatggctcctgtgtcctcccctcattacctgtagcaatggctcctgtgtcctcccctcattacctgtagtaatggctcctgtgtcctcctctcattacctgtagtaatggctcatgtgtcctcctctcattacctgtagtaatggctcctgtgtcctctcattacctgtagtaatggctcctgtgtcctctcagtacctgtagtaatggctcctgtgtcctcccctcattacctgtagtaatggctccagtgtcctcctctcattacctgtagcaatggctcctgtgtcctcctctcattacctgtagtaatggctcctgtgtcctcctctcattacctgtagcaatggctcctgtgtcctcctctcagaacctgtagcaatggctcctgtgtcctcccctcattacctgtagcaatggctcctgtgtcctcccctcattacctgtagtaatggctcctgtgtcctcctctcattacctgtagtaatggctcatgtgtcctcctctcattacctgtagtaatggctcctgtgtcctctcattacctgtagtaatggctcctgtgtcctcctctcattacctgtagcaatggctcctgtgtcctcccctcattacctgtagtaatggctcctgtgtcctctcattacctgtagtaatggctcctgtgtcctcctctcattacctgtagtaatggctcctgtgtcctcccctcattacctgtagtaatggctcctgtgtcctcctctcattacctgtagtaatggctcctgtgtcctcccctcattacctgtagtaatggctcctgtgtcctcctctcattacctgtagtaatggctcctgtgtcctcctctcattacctgtagcaatggctcctgtgtcctcctctcattacctgtagcaatggctcctgtgtcctcccctcattacctgtagcaatggctcgtgtgt contains the following coding sequences:
- the LOC140122815 gene encoding gastrula zinc finger protein XlCGF66.1-like, coding for MDKDEISRRIFSLALEIISLLSGEDPNTMKNKLGDCVVPGSHHQESDGWSQGPIPEPGGGCSRSWDPITELPSHPLIHKKRILELTNKITELLTGEVPIRCQDVAVYFSMEEREYIEGHKDWYQDVMIEDPQISTPQVGSSRSESLDRWPTPLPHEEDHIATQDDQAVNNISPTSIIIKAEAQVKEDPWCKEEALTDHCLGFQSRSEEGLRIKTEDYGFAQDPYEEHVLAPALPSCAPYTQVASSDTSQTVLQSNGHQRGHTGAKPFSCSECGECFALKTTLVIHEISHAGEETFSCLECGKCFYLKRDLVKHQISHMEEKPYSCAECGKGFVVKSSLLRHERVHTGAKPFSCSICGKCFALKCNLVAHERTHTGEKSYSCPECGRCFTVKSSLVRHQRIHKKAKPLLCPL